A region from the candidate division WOR-3 bacterium genome encodes:
- a CDS encoding oligopeptide transporter, OPT family, which produces MKEFTLRAVILGIILSVIFGASNAYLGLKAGMTVSASIPAACVSMAILRGILKGGTILENNIVQTIASAGESLAAGIIFTIPALILLGINPSIFYIFLTSLLGGILGVVFMILVRKKFIEEEDKDLPFPEGRACAEVLKAGDEGGEKAKSVFEGIFSGFLYRFFALGFKLFPDVFYFNFKNKINLGFENSPALLGVGIILGRRISFFLLGGGLLGWFVLIPLIGNYFPEAKLFDPHTIWSKYIRYIGAGAVFAGGFISFLKILFPLFKERSFYSFRPGEKDLPLSFIFISSLIIYLLISILPFFNQNFFTSLLIVIFSLIFVVVSSRIVGLVGSSSNPVSGMTIATLFTFSLIIYSLGGRGFPAMIASLTTGAFVCISAAIAGDISQDLKTGYLLGATPKLQEIGEIIGVITSSIFIGFTLFLLHKAYVIGSEKLSAPQATLMSLIVKGIFEGDMPFNLFFTGIMITVFLEILGISSLPVAVGLYLPLSLSTPIALGGIISDLIKKKEKGVLLASGFVAGDAISGIVLAIIILSGISLFNFNILNPLFGVISLLIFSIYTFFRLK; this is translated from the coding sequence ATGAAAGAATTTACTTTAAGAGCAGTAATTCTGGGAATTATTTTATCCGTAATTTTTGGTGCAAGTAATGCTTATCTCGGTCTTAAAGCTGGTATGACTGTATCTGCTTCAATTCCTGCTGCCTGTGTTTCAATGGCTATTTTAAGGGGAATTTTAAAAGGTGGAACAATTCTTGAAAATAACATTGTTCAGACAATTGCATCAGCAGGTGAATCCCTTGCAGCTGGAATTATTTTTACAATACCCGCTCTTATTCTGTTAGGAATAAATCCTTCAATTTTTTATATTTTTCTTACATCACTTTTAGGAGGAATTCTCGGTGTAGTATTTATGATACTTGTAAGGAAAAAATTTATTGAGGAAGAGGATAAAGATTTACCTTTTCCTGAGGGAAGAGCCTGTGCTGAAGTATTAAAGGCAGGTGATGAAGGGGGAGAAAAGGCTAAAAGTGTTTTTGAAGGCATTTTTTCAGGTTTCTTATATAGATTTTTTGCCTTAGGATTTAAATTGTTTCCCGATGTTTTTTATTTTAATTTTAAAAATAAGATTAACCTGGGTTTTGAAAATTCCCCTGCCCTTTTAGGTGTGGGAATTATTCTTGGAAGAAGAATTTCCTTTTTTCTTCTTGGGGGAGGTCTTTTAGGATGGTTTGTTTTAATTCCCCTAATAGGTAATTATTTTCCAGAGGCTAAACTTTTTGATCCCCATACTATATGGAGCAAATATATAAGATATATAGGTGCAGGAGCAGTATTTGCAGGTGGTTTTATTTCTTTTTTAAAAATTCTTTTTCCTTTATTTAAGGAAAGAAGTTTTTATTCCTTTAGACCAGGAGAAAAAGATCTTCCCCTTTCTTTTATTTTTATTTCTTCCTTAATTATTTATCTTTTAATTTCAATTTTACCTTTCTTTAATCAAAACTTTTTTACCTCTTTACTTATAGTTATTTTTTCCTTGATTTTTGTCGTGGTTTCTTCAAGGATTGTAGGTCTTGTTGGTTCTTCCTCAAATCCTGTTTCAGGTATGACAATTGCTACACTTTTTACTTTCAGTTTAATAATCTATTCCCTCGGTGGAAGAGGTTTTCCCGCTATGATAGCTTCTCTTACAACGGGTGCTTTTGTGTGTATTTCAGCGGCAATTGCAGGTGACATTTCTCAGGATTTGAAAACAGGTTACCTCCTTGGAGCAACACCTAAATTACAGGAAATTGGAGAAATAATAGGTGTCATCACTTCCTCAATTTTTATAGGTTTTACTCTTTTTTTATTACACAAGGCTTATGTTATTGGAAGCGAAAAACTATCTGCGCCTCAAGCAACACTTATGTCACTTATTGTAAAGGGTATTTTTGAAGGTGATATGCCCTTTAATCTTTTCTTTACAGGAATTATGATAACAGTTTTTCTTGAAATTCTTGGTATATCTTCTTTACCTGTTGCTGTTGGACTTTACCTTCCACTTTCTTTATCTACTCCTATTGCCCTTGGTGGTATTATTTCTGATTTAATAAAGAAAAAGGAAAAAGGAGTTTTACTTGCTTCTGGTTTTGTTGCAGGTGATGCTATAAGTGGAATAGTTCTCGCAATAATAATTCTATCAGGAATTTCTCTTTTTAATTTTAATATTTTGAATCCTCTTTTTGGGGTAATTTCCCTTTTAATTTTTTCTATCTATACATTTTTTAGATTAAAATAA
- the accD gene encoding acetyl-CoA carboxylase, carboxyltransferase subunit beta, with protein sequence MFFRKPFKPDKKEIVAEVWRKCDNCRETLHLAQLEKNLWVCPKCSFHFRIPAKKYIEILFEENSFEEFFKNIESDDPLNFPEYKKKIKKAKEETGLNEACITGKGKIGKFSVSVFITDFSFMGGSMGSAYGEKFYRICEYAVKEKLPLISITSSGGGARMQEGILSLMQLVKTNIGVKLLEENRLPYITVLCDPTMGGVMASFAALGDISFAEKGALLGFAGPRVIEQTIKQKLPEGFQRAEFQFEHGMVDEVIDRRELKKKIIKILNILWD encoded by the coding sequence ATGTTCTTCAGAAAACCCTTTAAACCTGATAAAAAGGAAATAGTGGCAGAAGTGTGGAGAAAGTGTGACAATTGCAGGGAAACCCTTCACTTGGCTCAGCTTGAAAAAAATCTATGGGTTTGTCCGAAATGCTCCTTCCATTTCAGAATACCTGCTAAAAAATACATTGAAATTTTATTTGAGGAAAATTCCTTTGAAGAATTCTTTAAAAATATAGAATCCGACGACCCTTTAAATTTTCCTGAATATAAAAAGAAAATTAAAAAAGCAAAAGAAGAAACAGGATTAAATGAAGCATGTATAACAGGAAAAGGGAAAATTGGAAAGTTTTCAGTCTCAGTATTTATAACAGACTTTTCCTTTATGGGAGGAAGTATGGGATCTGCCTATGGAGAAAAGTTTTACAGGATATGCGAATACGCAGTAAAAGAAAAATTGCCTTTAATTTCAATAACCTCTTCAGGTGGTGGAGCAAGAATGCAGGAAGGAATTCTTTCCCTTATGCAACTTGTAAAAACAAATATTGGTGTTAAATTACTTGAGGAAAATAGATTACCTTATATAACTGTTCTCTGTGATCCTACAATGGGTGGTGTAATGGCTTCCTTTGCAGCCCTTGGAGATATATCATTTGCAGAAAAAGGAGCTTTACTTGGTTTTGCAGGACCAAGGGTAATTGAACAAACAATAAAACAAAAACTACCTGAAGGATTTCAGAGAGCAGAATTTCAGTTTGAACATGGGATGGTTGATGAGGTAATTGATAGAAGAGAATTGAAAAAGAAAATAATAAAAATTTTAAATATTCTTTGGGATTAA